The following proteins come from a genomic window of Thiothrix unzii:
- a CDS encoding DUF3683 domain-containing protein yields MTAMHPIREIPYNYTSFSDKEIVQRLLGDRAWEILQALRVKRETGISSHMLLEILGDMWIVQRNPYIHDDLLENRQRRQSLLDTLNGRVATIEERSKGNALTLEMVQLARAALARFADSFRAEYDLREKTRKRLHKITRKDNIQFDGLARVSHVTDATDWRVELPFVVLTPDTEEEMAELVGACIELGLTVIPRGGGTGYTGGAVPLDSMSAVINTEKLEFLSEVQYRNDLPGVDKTVPVVRTGAGLVTRRVSDLAGKHGLVFAVDPTSQDASTIGGNIAMNAGGKKAVLWGTTLDNLLSWRMVTPDADWLEVTRLNHNLGKIHDQAQVQFSVQRFHADGKTRKGEAQTLDFEGRYFRKEGLGKDVTNKFLGGLPGVQKEGCDGLITSGEFILHRMPEQIRTVCLEFYGTDLHEAVPAIVEIKDYLDGRDDVLLSGLEHLDERYVKAVKYTPKGARGCLPKMVLIADIVSDDEAAVASAAAEVVRLANARNAEGFTAISPEAQRQFWADRSRTAAIAAHTNAFKVNEDVVIPLRNLAAYTEGIETINIRQSMQNKVRMIDGLLAYLAGELPELRAVSDYEASAERSSIWANKLAHAVDYLQQRKARWEQILANFDAPAADHADLLDATALAAQRPQDRVIDLLLRRDLRISYRTEVVRPLQDIFVGRELEPLLQSLEGIHRRIRSGRLFVALHMHAGDGNVHTNIPVNSNDYEMLHEAERVVDQIMVLARALDGVISGEHGIGLTKYRYLDAREIDEFATYKHEIDPQGHFNKGKLMPGSGLQHAYTPSLRLVEREALLLEHNELGALNTDIKDCLRCGKCKPVCNTHIPRANLLYSPRNKILATGLMIEAFLYEEQTRRGVSIRHFDEMNDVADHCTVCHKCFNPCPVNIDFGNVSMRMRSILLERGKKKTSPVTWASMQFLNMKDPDTIKIMRMGMIQFGFTAQRWAHKLAKKAGILGDNKRPASTLGKPPLKEQVIQFIKKPLPNGIPAKTTRAMLGLEDSSVVPIIRNPTLSGDTRGDAVFYFPGCGSERLFSQVGLATLAMLYQTGATTVLPPGYLCCGYPQNAGGDLKKGTQISTDNRVLFHRVANALSYLDIKTVIVSCGTCMDQLLKYEFGKIFPGCRLLDIHEYLLEKGVKMDGVSGIQYVYHDPCHSPMKQLNPLKVTQALTGSEVVLSERCCGEAGTFAVSRPDIASQLRFRKTESLKAGVKELTGSDMAQPGKVKILTSCPACQQGLSRYADDTGMETDYIVVEMANHLMGKDWQKNFIDTATHGGIEKVLL; encoded by the coding sequence CAGTTTCCGGGCTGAATACGATTTGCGTGAAAAAACCCGCAAGCGTCTGCATAAAATTACCCGCAAAGACAATATTCAGTTTGATGGTTTGGCGCGGGTATCTCACGTCACCGACGCGACGGACTGGCGGGTGGAATTACCCTTTGTGGTGTTAACGCCGGATACCGAAGAGGAAATGGCGGAGCTGGTAGGGGCGTGTATTGAACTGGGTTTGACCGTGATTCCGCGTGGGGGCGGTACGGGTTATACCGGCGGGGCAGTGCCGTTGGATTCGATGAGCGCGGTGATTAACACTGAAAAGCTCGAATTCCTTAGCGAAGTGCAATACCGCAATGACTTACCGGGTGTGGATAAAACCGTGCCGGTGGTGCGCACAGGCGCAGGTTTGGTGACGCGCCGGGTATCAGATTTGGCGGGGAAGCACGGTTTGGTGTTTGCGGTTGACCCGACTTCGCAGGATGCCTCAACCATTGGCGGCAATATCGCGATGAATGCAGGCGGTAAAAAAGCCGTACTGTGGGGGACAACCCTCGACAACTTGCTGTCATGGCGCATGGTTACGCCTGATGCAGATTGGCTGGAAGTGACGCGCTTAAACCATAACTTGGGCAAAATTCACGATCAGGCTCAGGTGCAATTTTCGGTGCAACGCTTCCACGCCGATGGCAAAACCCGCAAAGGTGAGGCGCAGACCCTCGATTTTGAGGGGCGTTATTTCCGCAAGGAGGGTTTGGGCAAAGACGTTACCAATAAGTTTTTGGGTGGTTTGCCGGGGGTGCAAAAAGAAGGTTGTGACGGCCTGATTACCTCTGGGGAATTCATTTTGCACCGGATGCCGGAACAAATTCGTACCGTTTGTCTGGAGTTTTACGGCACGGATTTGCATGAAGCTGTCCCTGCTATCGTTGAAATCAAGGACTATCTGGACGGGCGTGATGATGTATTGCTGTCGGGTCTGGAGCATTTGGATGAGCGTTACGTCAAAGCGGTGAAATACACCCCGAAAGGCGCGCGCGGTTGTTTGCCGAAAATGGTGTTGATTGCGGATATTGTCAGCGATGATGAAGCGGCTGTCGCCAGTGCTGCTGCGGAAGTGGTGCGCTTGGCGAATGCGCGGAATGCGGAAGGTTTTACCGCGATTAGCCCGGAAGCCCAGCGGCAGTTTTGGGCGGATCGTTCGCGCACGGCGGCGATTGCGGCGCATACCAATGCTTTTAAAGTGAATGAAGACGTGGTAATTCCGTTGCGGAATTTAGCGGCTTATACCGAGGGCATTGAAACCATCAATATTCGTCAGTCAATGCAAAACAAGGTGCGCATGATTGATGGTTTGCTGGCGTATTTGGCGGGTGAATTGCCGGAGTTGCGTGCAGTATCAGATTATGAGGCGAGTGCCGAACGCAGTTCCATTTGGGCGAATAAATTAGCGCACGCGGTCGATTATTTACAGCAACGCAAAGCGCGTTGGGAACAGATTTTAGCCAATTTTGACGCGCCTGCTGCTGATCATGCTGATTTGTTGGACGCTACCGCACTGGCAGCACAACGCCCGCAAGATCGGGTGATTGATTTGTTGTTGCGGCGTGATTTGCGGATTTCTTACCGAACGGAAGTGGTACGCCCGTTACAGGATATTTTCGTGGGGCGTGAACTGGAGCCATTGTTGCAGTCTTTGGAAGGTATCCATCGGCGCATTCGTTCCGGGCGTTTATTCGTGGCTTTGCACATGCACGCAGGTGACGGCAATGTGCATACCAATATTCCGGTGAATTCCAACGATTACGAGATGCTGCACGAAGCCGAGCGCGTAGTGGATCAGATTATGGTGTTGGCACGCGCCTTGGATGGGGTGATTTCCGGCGAACACGGGATTGGTTTAACCAAATACCGCTACCTTGATGCGCGTGAAATCGACGAATTTGCCACTTACAAGCACGAGATTGACCCGCAAGGGCATTTCAATAAGGGTAAATTGATGCCAGGTTCGGGTTTGCAGCACGCTTACACTCCATCATTGCGCTTGGTGGAACGCGAAGCTTTGTTGCTGGAACACAATGAGCTGGGGGCGTTAAACACCGATATTAAGGACTGTTTGCGCTGCGGTAAGTGTAAGCCGGTGTGCAATACCCATATTCCTCGCGCTAACTTATTGTATTCGCCGCGTAATAAGATTTTGGCAACAGGGTTAATGATTGAGGCGTTTTTGTACGAAGAACAAACCCGCCGGGGCGTTTCGATTCGCCATTTCGATGAAATGAATGATGTCGCGGATCATTGCACGGTTTGCCATAAATGCTTTAACCCGTGCCCGGTCAATATTGATTTCGGCAATGTCTCAATGCGGATGCGCAGTATTTTGCTGGAGCGCGGTAAGAAAAAGACCAGTCCGGTGACGTGGGCATCCATGCAGTTTCTCAATATGAAAGACCCGGATACCATTAAAATCATGCGGATGGGGATGATTCAATTCGGGTTTACTGCGCAACGTTGGGCGCATAAGTTGGCGAAAAAAGCCGGGATTTTGGGTGATAATAAACGCCCCGCTTCAACTTTAGGCAAACCACCGCTGAAAGAGCAGGTGATTCAGTTCATTAAAAAGCCGTTGCCGAACGGAATTCCGGCGAAAACGACCCGCGCGATGTTGGGTTTGGAAGACAGCAGTGTGGTTCCGATTATCCGTAACCCCACCTTGTCCGGCGATACACGCGGTGATGCGGTGTTTTATTTCCCAGGGTGTGGTTCGGAACGTTTATTTAGCCAAGTGGGTTTAGCTACGTTGGCGATGTTGTACCAAACCGGCGCGACTACGGTATTGCCACCGGGGTATTTGTGCTGCGGCTACCCGCAAAATGCAGGCGGGGATTTGAAAAAAGGCACGCAAATTTCCACGGATAACCGCGTGTTATTCCATCGCGTTGCCAATGCGTTAAGTTACCTCGATATTAAAACCGTGATTGTGTCGTGCGGCACGTGCATGGATCAGTTACTGAAATACGAGTTTGGTAAGATTTTCCCCGGTTGCCGCTTGCTGGATATTCATGAGTATTTGCTGGAAAAAGGCGTGAAAATGGACGGCGTGAGCGGTATCCAATACGTTTACCACGATCCTTGCCATTCCCCCATGAAGCAACTGAACCCGTTGAAAGTGACACAGGCGTTGACCGGTTCCGAGGTGGTACTGAGTGAGCGTTGCTGCGGGGAAGCGGGAACTTTTGCGGTAAGTCGCCCGGATATAGCCAGCCAATTACGTTTCCGTAAAACCGAAAGCCTTAAAGCCGGAGTCAAAGAGTTAACCGGCAGCGATATGGCGCAACCGGGCAAGGTGAAAATCCTGACTTCGTGCCCTGCTTGCCAGCAAGGTTTATCGCGTTACGCTGATGATACTGGCATGGAAACCGACTACATCGTGGTGGAAATGGCGAATCACCTGATGGGTAAGGATTGGCAGAAAAACTTTATTGATACCGCAACCCACGGTGGGATTGAGAAAGTGTTGTTATAA